Genomic DNA from Spirochaeta cellobiosiphila DSM 17781:
ATCCTACGAATGACTTTGAGCAAATTTTATTGGAAATGTGTGTTTATATGGATCGCAATATGAATTCCAAATCAAAGGATATTTTATTCAAGCTAAAAATTTCTGAAAAAGAAAAATTTGGTGATACTGATATCATTTTCTGCCATGGAAGTCCCTATTCATACAAAGATCAATTGACTGAAGAAAATATAGATAAATTTAAAGAACAAATTTCTGAAGAGAATGTAAAGTCCATTATTTGCGCACACACCCACCAGCCAGCTGAATTTTATATTAATCAAACAATAATCAGAAATTTTGGAGCGATCGGGTATTCATTTAATGGAGACATCAGGGCTCACTATGGAATAGTGGAAATCGTCAATGAGAGAAAGATGAGTTTTATCACACGAGAAGTTGAGTATAGTATTGAAAAATATAAGTCCGAAATCAAAGAGCAAAATCCTCCGTTTAAGGAGATGCTTTTATATTCACTTGAAAATGGAAGACCAAAGCCATATTAATTAGAATATCATTATTCAGGTGAAAATGAATTAATATTCGATATTTTGGATACAGAAGAAGAATCAGAAAATTAAGGCAAATGATAT
This window encodes:
- a CDS encoding metallophosphoesterase family protein, with translation MRIAILNDVHGNIYALEKVIADLQTQSIDNVVFLGDSSFLGLYPQECFDQIQALNPIINIKGNTDANVEDLDQFHPTNDFEQILLEMCVYMDRNMNSKSKDILFKLKISEKEKFGDTDIIFCHGSPYSYKDQLTEENIDKFKEQISEENVKSIICAHTHQPAEFYINQTIIRNFGAIGYSFNGDIRAHYGIVEIVNERKMSFITREVEYSIEKYKSEIKEQNPPFKEMLLYSLENGRPKPY